The following coding sequences are from one Bacteroidales bacterium window:
- a CDS encoding 3-phosphoglycerate dehydrogenase, translated as MRKVLVATDKPFAAIAVKGIRQIVESAGYELLLLEKYTDPTDLIKAVEQVDAMIVRSDLVTPEVIRAGKNLKIVVRAGAGYDNIDLPASTSAGVVVMNTPGQNSNAVAELVFGMMVYQIRNYFNGSSGTELLGKTLGLHAYGNVGKNVARIAKGFGMEVYAFDPFVSADVMVKDGIKPVAEVQELYTKCQFVSLHIPANEKTKKSIDYDLLSKMPKGATLINTARKEVICEDSLQKVFAERDDFRYVSDVAPDCLEALKEKFTGRFFVTPKKMGAQTSEANVNAGLAAAKQIVEFFEKGDVRFKVN; from the coding sequence ATGAGGAAAGTATTGGTTGCAACCGATAAACCTTTTGCCGCCATTGCCGTGAAAGGGATCCGTCAAATTGTTGAAAGCGCGGGTTATGAGCTTTTGCTCCTGGAAAAATATACAGATCCCACCGATCTGATCAAAGCTGTTGAACAAGTGGATGCCATGATTGTCCGCAGTGACCTGGTAACACCCGAAGTGATCCGTGCAGGAAAAAATCTGAAGATCGTTGTTCGGGCCGGTGCCGGTTATGACAACATTGACCTTCCCGCTTCGACTTCTGCCGGTGTGGTTGTTATGAATACACCGGGCCAGAATTCAAATGCTGTTGCTGAACTCGTCTTTGGCATGATGGTTTATCAGATCAGGAACTATTTCAACGGCTCCTCCGGAACCGAATTGCTGGGGAAGACACTCGGACTGCATGCTTATGGCAATGTTGGCAAAAATGTCGCCAGGATAGCCAAAGGATTTGGGATGGAAGTGTATGCCTTTGATCCATTCGTATCAGCAGATGTGATGGTTAAAGACGGTATCAAACCTGTTGCTGAAGTGCAGGAATTATACACAAAATGCCAGTTTGTATCTTTGCATATTCCGGCTAATGAAAAAACAAAGAAATCAATTGATTACGATTTACTTTCCAAAATGCCTAAAGGTGCAACCTTAATCAATACGGCCCGTAAAGAGGTGATCTGCGAAGATTCCTTGCAAAAAGTCTTTGCCGAAAGGGATGACTTCAGGTATGTATCGGATGTTGCCCCTGATTGCCTGGAAGCCTTGAAAGAAAAATTTACCGGCAGATTTTTTGTAACACCTAAAAAAATGGGTGCCCAGACTTCGGAAGCAAATGTGAATGCCGGACTGGCCGCAGCGAAACAAATTGTTGAATTTTTTGAAAAAGGAGATGTACGGTTCAAAGTAAACTAA